A DNA window from Ignavibacteriales bacterium contains the following coding sequences:
- a CDS encoding ABC transporter ATP-binding protein — MIQIAIDVQNLTKQFGRFKAVDNINFTVEKGEIFGFLGANGAGKSTTIRMLCGILEPTRGGAKVGGYDINTQTELVKLNIGYMSQKFSLYEDLTVEENINFFGGVYGLSSGTIRDRAKWVMEMAGLKGREKSLTKTLAGGWKQRLALGCAILHEPKIVFLDEPTSGVDPISRRIFWELINQLSEQGVTILVTTHYLDEAEYCNDIILINAGKIIANGSPKILKSRQITYPILEVEVSEVAVAMELLRNQPWVVEVSLFGAYIHVGVENEEEGKNKINKLFTGNKIQLNRIERIVPSLEDVFLHLLEEDSRRNK; from the coding sequence ATGATTCAGATCGCGATTGATGTCCAAAATTTAACGAAACAGTTCGGTAGATTCAAAGCGGTAGATAATATCAATTTTACTGTTGAAAAAGGGGAGATATTCGGATTTTTGGGTGCGAATGGCGCGGGTAAATCTACTACCATAAGAATGCTGTGCGGAATTTTGGAACCAACAAGAGGTGGCGCGAAAGTAGGCGGGTACGACATCAACACACAAACCGAATTGGTGAAACTGAACATCGGCTATATGTCTCAAAAATTTTCTCTCTATGAAGACTTAACCGTAGAAGAGAATATAAATTTTTTCGGCGGTGTGTACGGTCTTTCATCCGGTACGATCCGAGATCGAGCGAAGTGGGTGATGGAGATGGCGGGATTGAAAGGGAGAGAAAAAAGTTTAACTAAAACACTTGCGGGTGGCTGGAAACAGCGGCTCGCACTTGGCTGTGCGATTCTACACGAGCCAAAGATTGTTTTTCTTGATGAACCGACGAGTGGAGTCGATCCGATCTCGCGTCGCATTTTCTGGGAGTTAATAAATCAATTATCGGAACAGGGAGTTACTATCCTTGTAACAACTCACTATTTAGACGAAGCAGAATACTGCAACGACATCATTTTAATAAATGCGGGAAAAATAATCGCAAATGGTTCTCCTAAGATATTGAAGAGTCGCCAGATTACTTATCCGATTCTCGAAGTTGAAGTATCGGAGGTTGCTGTCGCAATGGAATTGCTGCGCAATCAACCCTGGGTGGTCGAAGTTTCATTGTTCGGCGCATATATTCACGTTGGTGTTGAGAATGAGGAAGAAGGGAAAAATAAAATAAATAAACTGTTCACCGGGAATAAAATTCAATTAAACCGTATAGAAAGAATTGTCCCCTCTCTCGAAGATGTCTTTTTACACCTTCTCGAAGAAGATTCAAGGAGGAATAAATGA
- a CDS encoding ABC transporter permease: MTFKRIKPVVKKEFLQILRDKRSLSVLLVFPALLIMVVGFALNFDVKHIPMAVFDQDKSSRSREFIKNFSNTEYFDVKYYISGYDEVDELLNNDNARIAVVIPPDFSKGLSLGRDVSIQIIIDGSNANTATTAIGYMTVIVQTYSQKIVEQTFQRVGMKMFLPIDFRPKIWYNPELSSAKFLIPGLIGFILMISAVISTSLSVVREKERGTMEQMMVSSLHTVEIIIGKTLTYLFIALLASVFVLIVGFVLFDVAVRGSILWLYAGIFIFLLGGLGQGLLISTITHNQQVAFMMAVLSSLLPTFLLSGFVFPIRSMPVFLQIISNVTPAKFFLVVVRSVIVKGVGVTAFWDQLIYMIIFMIIMITISSVRLMKKTN; this comes from the coding sequence ATGACTTTCAAACGAATCAAACCTGTTGTGAAAAAAGAGTTTTTGCAAATCCTTCGCGATAAAAGATCACTCTCTGTTCTGCTAGTTTTTCCGGCGCTGTTAATTATGGTCGTTGGATTCGCGCTCAATTTTGATGTCAAACATATTCCGATGGCAGTATTCGATCAGGATAAGAGTTCGCGGAGCAGGGAATTCATCAAAAATTTCTCGAATACGGAATATTTCGATGTGAAATATTACATTAGCGGTTACGATGAGGTTGATGAACTGTTGAATAACGATAACGCCCGGATCGCAGTGGTTATTCCGCCTGATTTTTCAAAAGGTTTGTCTTTAGGCAGAGATGTAAGTATCCAGATTATTATTGACGGCTCGAATGCGAATACCGCTACAACGGCAATCGGTTACATGACTGTAATTGTGCAAACATATTCGCAGAAGATCGTTGAGCAAACATTTCAGCGTGTTGGTATGAAAATGTTTTTGCCCATCGATTTCAGACCCAAAATCTGGTATAATCCTGAGCTGAGTTCGGCAAAGTTCCTGATACCCGGACTTATCGGTTTCATTCTGATGATCAGCGCCGTGATCTCTACGTCGCTCTCGGTTGTTCGCGAGAAAGAACGCGGCACGATGGAACAGATGATGGTTTCTTCTCTCCATACAGTAGAAATAATTATTGGCAAAACACTCACATATCTGTTTATCGCGCTGCTCGCTTCGGTGTTCGTGCTCATCGTAGGATTTGTTCTCTTCGATGTTGCCGTTCGAGGCAGTATATTATGGCTTTATGCAGGTATTTTTATTTTCCTGCTCGGAGGATTGGGACAAGGACTTTTAATATCTACCATCACCCATAATCAACAGGTTGCATTTATGATGGCAGTGCTGTCATCTCTGCTCCCAACATTTTTATTGTCGGGATTCGTATTTCCCATCCGCAGTATGCCGGTATTTTTGCAGATCATTTCGAATGTAACTCCCGCAAAATTCTTTCTCGTAGTAGTGCGAAGCGTTATTGTGAAAGGTGTGGGAGTAACTGCATTCTGGGATCAACTGATATATATGATAATTTTCATGATCATCATGATTACAATAAGTTCTGTGCGCCTGATGAAAAAAACCAACTAA
- a CDS encoding ABC transporter permease, whose protein sequence is MKTIIHIIKKEFLQIRRDKRMLALSILAPVIQLVLLGYAATTDIRDIPMVLVNQDRSSVSREFVNQFVNSGYFVITENVDSPKEIDEFIDNGHVWLALIIPPDFSKNIESGRAASVQLIADGSDANSANISIGYASQIIGRYSQGIILNSSMRAQMQTKPGKVIPEARVWFNPELKSRNFMIPGVLAMVLLIITMTLTSLAIVKERENGTFEQLIVTPIKPYQLILGKLLPFVIIGAIDVALVLVVARFWFAVPFRGSVLLIFGLSGLFVLTTLGLGLFVSTISKTQQQAMMTAQFFFFMPFIFFSGFTFPIENMPQIIQYITYIIPLKYYIVIVRGIFLKGVGIAELWTQALALLVFGIVILTLSVLRFRKRLG, encoded by the coding sequence ATGAAAACAATAATTCATATCATCAAAAAAGAATTTCTCCAGATCCGCCGCGATAAAAGGATGCTCGCGCTTTCAATTCTGGCGCCGGTTATTCAACTCGTGCTTTTAGGATATGCCGCGACAACCGATATCCGAGATATACCGATGGTTTTAGTGAATCAGGATAGATCGAGCGTAAGCCGCGAGTTCGTGAATCAGTTTGTGAATTCGGGTTATTTCGTAATCACGGAAAATGTAGATTCGCCGAAAGAGATCGATGAATTTATCGATAATGGTCATGTCTGGTTAGCGCTCATAATCCCGCCCGATTTTTCAAAAAACATCGAGAGCGGTAGAGCAGCAAGTGTGCAGTTGATTGCCGATGGAAGTGACGCGAACTCGGCTAACATAAGCATCGGTTACGCGTCTCAGATCATCGGCAGATATTCGCAGGGGATTATTCTCAATAGCTCGATGCGTGCTCAGATGCAGACAAAACCGGGCAAGGTGATACCCGAGGCGCGTGTTTGGTTTAATCCTGAGTTGAAAAGTAGAAACTTCATGATTCCCGGTGTTCTCGCCATGGTGCTGTTGATTATTACCATGACGTTGACATCGCTTGCTATTGTTAAGGAGAGGGAGAACGGCACATTTGAGCAACTGATTGTTACACCGATTAAACCGTATCAATTGATACTCGGGAAATTGTTGCCGTTTGTAATAATCGGGGCAATTGATGTCGCGCTGGTTTTAGTGGTCGCGCGTTTTTGGTTCGCCGTTCCGTTCAGGGGATCTGTTCTGCTGATATTCGGACTGAGTGGATTGTTCGTGCTGACAACGTTAGGACTGGGTTTGTTCGTGTCGACAATTTCAAAAACTCAGCAGCAGGCGATGATGACGGCGCAGTTCTTTTTTTTCATGCCGTTCATATTCTTTTCCGGATTCACATTCCCGATCGAGAATATGCCGCAGATTATTCAATATATAACTTATATTATTCCACTTAAATATTATATCGTGATTGTAAGAGGAATATTTCTGAAAGGTGTGGGGATTGCCGAACTATGGACGCAGGCATTGGCGCTTTTAGTGTTCGGCATTGTTATACTTACGTTGAGTGTGTTGAGATTCAGGAAGAGATTAGGTTAA
- a CDS encoding immune inhibitor A → MKSLKTIFFPLTFAIIFCLISNTLLFAGDQQVKQSPRERAMNAAQQMRDYHKILETKQLKNSDRSTSSVKTEASIRINQSVKTGSTIHFYDNMESGLNGWTSVSYSGTDLWHQTVSNASSKPTSWWDGIEQQGNYLNGERINNALISPPINLVSAIAPVQLLFTESFVTERGWDYCMVDVSVDGGASWTHLRGGYGTAPSGNTEGWMISNLDLSAYAGSVINLRFYFDTGDNLYNEFPGWYVDDVIIFDQSGMITGKKYFDENQNGLKEYNEHGLKEWLITATSSQISLTTRTNYWGKYWLPVPLGTYTVTEQNQAGWTQTGPPGGQWVIDLATPDTLVDSIRFGNWTEASSISGMMYHDIDQNGSFDGADTVLPFWKIILTDTLGNQVDYDRTDSLGQYKLYILQPGKYFVKEIEKQGWVQKLPSSEYYTVDIPDLNTHLVNLDFSNYWSPTTNGIMGLKFADRNRNHAWDQGEENLSGVLIKLFRKGNGTNYNLHKQRITDSSGYYQFLSLEADTYKVVELPPEGWWQSYPLSEYVIDLTPAGVFDTIDFGNYEIDYSSLGGMKFNDLDGNGAKDQGENGLGSWTIMLSGTSAYGKTVSREALTDQDGNYIFTTLWPGNYRVSEVFKPNWRQTHPANLKPHFVNLDPEFNMTGIDFGNTLDSSFSLAFRTFLPESLANAIDLKGKPKPITQKPIGVSFQYEIWWAGWDLLEDVKDDTVNLRLKFSMPTSGKIDGRRCENGLIGDYPNIATWENMQEVLLRIPAGQYRENLCGPEPTTLTITGIGKVGKPVTMKYIWIEYNGVRSKGILPGAPLTPTYDIIVRMDLLLPMPNAINLLSAGAGTGLKVGLGGAHSVLHPTYKDVLKSLKDKHGMHTGDPGCLGAWSGIKPKPIKKQQKYLPPTKHNNKLFAEGIALQANINGSDYGILPGGFGNLIFDEGGTNPLNGLKISQIAARLDSMMSLYHDTNHVCTYPGTTTFMEMFNTVRKIDSAFSGPIDTFQFAGGLRFKPVKPLSEVPYLHLDSSFIEMGSFVFKPIPEAIPERFELSQNYPNPFNPSTMIEFYLPYESFVTLKIYNSIGQEVATLLDRQDMDFGSQEIELSATAANLASGVYYYRIVAETIGDDETQGGEKYVSTKKMILIK, encoded by the coding sequence ATGAAATCACTCAAAACCATTTTTTTCCCTCTCACATTTGCAATTATTTTTTGTTTAATCAGTAATACTTTGTTATTCGCCGGCGATCAACAGGTTAAACAATCTCCACGCGAGCGCGCAATGAACGCCGCACAGCAAATGCGCGACTATCACAAAATTCTTGAAACGAAGCAACTGAAAAACAGCGATCGTTCCACGTCCTCCGTTAAAACCGAAGCATCTATCAGAATAAATCAATCGGTTAAAACAGGTTCCACAATTCACTTTTATGATAACATGGAAAGCGGTTTAAACGGATGGACTTCAGTTTCATACTCCGGCACCGATCTCTGGCATCAAACCGTAAGTAACGCTTCCTCTAAACCCACAAGCTGGTGGGATGGTATTGAACAGCAAGGAAATTATTTGAATGGAGAACGGATTAATAACGCGCTGATCTCTCCCCCAATTAATCTTGTTAGCGCAATAGCACCTGTCCAACTATTATTCACCGAAAGTTTTGTAACAGAACGCGGCTGGGATTATTGCATGGTCGATGTTAGTGTTGATGGCGGTGCAAGCTGGACGCATCTGCGCGGTGGCTACGGAACCGCGCCATCCGGCAATACTGAAGGTTGGATGATTTCAAACCTCGATCTATCTGCCTATGCAGGGTCAGTAATAAATTTAAGATTTTATTTTGATACAGGTGATAATCTTTACAATGAATTCCCCGGATGGTATGTTGATGATGTTATCATCTTCGACCAGAGCGGTATGATAACCGGAAAGAAATATTTCGACGAAAATCAGAATGGACTTAAAGAGTATAACGAGCATGGCCTGAAAGAATGGTTAATCACTGCCACCAGCAGTCAGATATCATTAACAACCCGCACTAATTACTGGGGAAAATATTGGCTGCCCGTTCCGCTTGGAACTTATACGGTAACAGAACAAAATCAAGCCGGATGGACACAGACAGGTCCCCCCGGTGGACAGTGGGTTATCGACCTTGCAACCCCCGATACGCTTGTTGACAGTATCCGATTCGGGAACTGGACAGAGGCAAGTTCGATAAGCGGTATGATGTATCACGATATAGATCAAAACGGTTCGTTCGACGGAGCAGATACTGTATTACCCTTCTGGAAAATTATTTTAACAGATACGCTTGGCAATCAAGTAGATTACGACAGAACAGATTCGTTGGGTCAATATAAACTGTACATTCTCCAACCCGGCAAATACTTTGTTAAAGAAATAGAGAAGCAAGGTTGGGTACAAAAATTGCCGAGTTCAGAATATTACACAGTGGATATCCCCGATTTGAATACACATCTGGTGAACCTCGACTTCAGCAATTACTGGTCACCTACAACCAACGGTATAATGGGGTTGAAATTCGCCGATAGAAATCGTAATCATGCATGGGATCAGGGTGAAGAAAATTTATCAGGCGTTTTAATAAAATTGTTCCGCAAAGGAAACGGCACTAACTATAACCTTCACAAACAAAGAATAACCGACAGCAGCGGTTACTATCAATTTTTAAGTCTCGAAGCTGATACTTATAAAGTAGTCGAGCTACCACCCGAGGGATGGTGGCAATCTTATCCACTATCGGAATACGTTATCGATTTAACTCCAGCCGGAGTATTCGATACGATCGATTTCGGTAATTACGAAATAGATTACAGCTCTCTGGGCGGAATGAAATTCAACGACCTCGATGGTAACGGTGCCAAGGATCAGGGTGAAAACGGTTTAGGCAGTTGGACAATTATGCTTAGCGGGACAAGCGCCTACGGTAAAACTGTTTCGCGCGAAGCTCTTACTGATCAGGATGGTAATTACATCTTCACAACTCTCTGGCCCGGCAATTACAGAGTGAGCGAAGTCTTTAAACCAAACTGGCGGCAAACACATCCGGCAAACCTGAAACCGCACTTTGTAAATTTAGACCCGGAATTCAACATGACGGGAATTGATTTCGGTAATACGCTTGATAGCAGTTTCAGTCTCGCTTTCAGAACATTTTTACCCGAAAGCTTGGCAAATGCTATCGACTTAAAAGGTAAGCCAAAACCAATTACTCAGAAACCTATTGGCGTTTCTTTTCAGTATGAAATTTGGTGGGCCGGTTGGGATCTACTGGAGGATGTAAAGGATGACACAGTCAATCTTCGCTTAAAATTTTCTATGCCAACTTCGGGTAAAATAGACGGTAGAAGATGCGAAAACGGGCTAATCGGTGACTACCCGAATATTGCTACTTGGGAAAACATGCAAGAAGTTTTACTGCGCATCCCCGCAGGCCAATATCGCGAAAATTTATGTGGTCCTGAACCTACAACTCTTACTATCACAGGAATAGGAAAAGTCGGTAAACCGGTCACGATGAAGTACATCTGGATCGAATATAATGGTGTTAGAAGCAAAGGAATTCTTCCGGGTGCTCCTTTAACACCAACCTATGATATTATTGTCCGGATGGATCTTCTTTTACCAATGCCTAATGCAATCAACTTATTATCAGCAGGCGCGGGTACTGGTTTGAAAGTTGGACTTGGCGGAGCACACTCAGTCTTACATCCAACATATAAAGATGTTCTGAAATCTCTGAAAGATAAACACGGAATGCACACCGGCGATCCGGGTTGCCTTGGCGCTTGGAGCGGTATAAAACCGAAACCGATTAAGAAACAGCAAAAATATTTACCCCCAACAAAACACAATAACAAACTGTTCGCTGAAGGAATTGCCCTGCAAGCCAACATAAACGGAAGTGATTACGGTATCCTTCCGGGAGGTTTCGGTAATTTAATATTTGACGAAGGCGGCACAAATCCTTTGAACGGATTAAAGATCAGCCAGATTGCAGCACGGTTAGATAGTATGATGTCGTTATACCACGACACTAATCATGTTTGCACTTATCCCGGCACTACAACGTTCATGGAAATGTTCAACACCGTAAGAAAGATTGATTCAGCTTTCTCCGGACCGATCGATACGTTCCAATTCGCGGGTGGTTTACGCTTCAAACCGGTAAAGCCGCTCAGCGAAGTGCCGTACCTGCATCTCGATAGCTCGTTCATCGAGATGGGATCGTTCGTGTTCAAACCGATACCCGAGGCAATACCGGAACGATTCGAACTTTCACAAAATTATCCGAATCCGTTCAATCCATCTACAATGATAGAATTCTACTTACCATACGAGAGCTTTGTAACATTGAAAATCTACAATTCAATCGGACAAGAAGTAGCAACGTTATTGGATAGACAGGATATGGATTTCGGCAGTCAGGAAATTGAACTATCTGCAACAGCAGCAAACCTCGCCTCGGGTGTTTACTACTATCGCATCGTCGCAGAAACAATAGGCGATGATGAAACTCAAGGTGGAGAGAAATATGTCAGCACTAAGAAGATGATACTTATAAAATAG
- a CDS encoding S46 family peptidase, which translates to MKRSIIMTSVALIFLMLSAFTFPDEGMWMLQQISKLPFTEMQKHGMELTPEQVYSTTSTSLKDAIVLLGGGTSSFISGDGLLLTNHHVAYGAIQSVSSVEEDRLKDGFLAASKADEIPIPSYQARIVLNQKDVTADVLSAVSDTMAPDARSKAIRTKMNEIEKKEKGDSENECRVSEFFGGMKYFLFTFEVFRDVRLVYAPPTSIGNYGGEVDNWMWPRHTGDFSLMRAYIGPDGKHSKYAKENVPCKPKVFLPISTQGFKEDDFAMILGFPGTTYRYRTTPEIKLAKEESLPMTIDLYKTRMDIIETAGKNDRATEIKYSSKWRGLANPYKKFLGTLEGMRRADLLTLRNANEEIFAQFLATNPDLQKKYGSIISDIRSLYETLATFNKKQIMLGQLLQCSDVLSIANRFRTYLKPPETPTREVRTPEQNLSDLKDAINNTFKNLNLTLDKQLLSSMILKAAELPESQQIEAIQKIVGSKTGEKRIKEVQEFVDDLYDDTKLANKEDCLKMTEKSESKILDDPFVEFALAIDKNNSQIQKKNADFTAKITILRTKLLEAYSSWKGPDMYPDANRTIRMTYGVVKSFKPRDAVHYDYVTSLGGVIEKETGVDPFIVSPKLRQLWEKRDFGKYADPRINDVPVAFIADLDITGGNSGSPVINGKGELIGLAFDGNWESVVGDYYFQDQINRTISVDARYILFIIDKFSNAKNIMDELLIK; encoded by the coding sequence ATGAAACGCAGCATCATCATGACTAGCGTTGCACTAATATTCTTAATGCTATCTGCTTTTACCTTCCCCGATGAAGGGATGTGGATGCTTCAACAAATCAGCAAATTGCCGTTTACGGAAATGCAGAAACACGGTATGGAGCTTACACCGGAACAAGTGTACAGCACCACCAGCACAAGCCTCAAAGATGCAATTGTTTTACTCGGAGGTGGAACAAGTTCGTTCATCTCCGGCGACGGACTTTTACTCACAAATCATCACGTCGCCTACGGTGCAATCCAATCTGTCAGTTCGGTAGAAGAAGATCGATTGAAAGACGGTTTCCTCGCAGCATCAAAAGCGGATGAAATTCCGATTCCGTCGTACCAGGCACGAATCGTCCTTAACCAGAAAGATGTCACCGCGGATGTATTGAGCGCTGTCAGCGACACGATGGCACCGGACGCACGGAGTAAAGCAATCCGTACCAAGATGAATGAAATTGAGAAGAAAGAAAAAGGTGACAGCGAGAACGAGTGCCGCGTTTCGGAATTTTTCGGCGGCATGAAATATTTTCTTTTCACATTCGAAGTGTTCCGCGATGTACGTCTCGTCTATGCACCTCCGACATCCATCGGCAATTACGGCGGTGAGGTGGACAACTGGATGTGGCCCCGGCACACCGGTGACTTCTCTTTAATGCGCGCATACATAGGTCCGGACGGTAAACATTCGAAGTACGCAAAAGAAAATGTTCCGTGCAAACCGAAAGTATTCCTCCCAATTTCGACACAAGGATTCAAGGAAGATGATTTCGCCATGATCCTCGGTTTCCCGGGTACAACGTACCGTTATCGTACAACCCCGGAAATTAAATTGGCAAAAGAAGAATCGCTCCCGATGACAATCGATCTTTACAAGACGCGGATGGATATCATCGAGACGGCAGGTAAAAATGACCGTGCAACCGAGATTAAATACTCCAGTAAATGGCGCGGTCTGGCAAATCCTTATAAGAAATTTTTAGGAACACTCGAAGGGATGCGCCGTGCAGATCTCCTAACCCTCCGTAATGCAAATGAAGAAATATTCGCACAATTTCTCGCCACAAATCCCGACTTGCAGAAGAAGTACGGCTCCATCATTTCGGATATTAGATCGTTGTATGAAACATTAGCAACATTCAATAAAAAACAAATTATGCTCGGGCAGCTTCTCCAATGTTCTGATGTCTTATCCATCGCGAACAGATTCAGAACCTATTTGAAGCCGCCGGAAACCCCGACGCGCGAAGTGCGGACACCGGAACAAAATCTCAGCGACCTTAAAGACGCAATCAACAACACGTTTAAGAATTTAAATCTCACGTTGGATAAACAACTTCTTTCTTCGATGATTTTGAAAGCTGCCGAACTTCCGGAGAGTCAACAAATCGAAGCTATTCAAAAAATCGTCGGTAGTAAAACCGGAGAGAAACGGATAAAAGAGGTTCAGGAATTCGTCGATGATTTGTATGACGATACAAAACTTGCAAACAAAGAAGATTGCCTGAAAATGACTGAAAAATCCGAATCAAAAATACTCGACGATCCATTTGTGGAATTTGCCCTGGCAATCGATAAAAACAACTCGCAAATCCAGAAAAAAAACGCTGACTTCACTGCCAAGATAACAATCCTCCGAACAAAATTGTTGGAAGCGTATAGCTCTTGGAAAGGACCCGACATGTATCCCGACGCGAACCGGACAATCCGGATGACATACGGTGTTGTAAAGTCGTTTAAACCACGCGATGCAGTACATTACGATTATGTAACATCGCTCGGCGGTGTAATCGAAAAAGAAACCGGCGTCGATCCGTTTATAGTTTCGCCGAAGCTACGCCAACTTTGGGAAAAACGTGATTTCGGAAAATATGCCGATCCTCGTATAAACGATGTTCCGGTTGCATTCATCGCTGATCTCGACATTACAGGTGGAAACTCGGGTAGTCCGGTGATAAACGGAAAAGGTGAACTAATCGGCCTCGCATTCGACGGTAACTGGGAATCGGTTGTAGGAGATTATTATTTTCAGGATCAGATAAACCGGACGATTAGCGTGGATGCGCGTTATATACTTTTCATCATCGATAAATTTTCGAACGCGAAAAATATTATGGATGAGTTGTTGATTAAGTAA
- the lepA gene encoding elongation factor 4, giving the protein MEHIRNFCIIAHIDHGKSTIADRLLERTGTITEREMKFNQVLDDMELEQERGITIKLHAIHMKYRAADRNEYTLNLIDTPGHVDFSYEVSRSLEACEGAILVIDASQGVEAQTISNLYLAIEAGLEIIPVINKIDLPGAMTEQVKHQIMDLIGCKEDEIIMASAKMKIGVDEILEAIVKKVPPPAGNINAPLKALIFDSIFDSYRGSVVYIRVVDGILREKDKVKFFATNKYFDAEEVGILEMNRLRTKELKAGDVGYLIPGAKDVHDTKVGDTITNADNPAEGPLPGYKEAKPMVFAGLYPVNADNFGELRESLEKLRMNDASLIFEPESSVALGFGFRAGFLGLLHMEIVQERLEREYQQELITTVPNVEYRVLKLNGDVVLVDNPALMPAIGDIERIEEPFIRAQIITPTEYIGNIMKLCTDRRGVYKNTTYLDPTRADLRYELPLSEIIFDFYDKLKSTSRGYASLDYDFLENRESDLVKLDILLNGESVDALSSIVHRDKAYEWGKKLCAKLRKLIPRQMFEVVIQAAIGSKVIARDTISAMRKNVLAKCYGGDISRKRKLLEKQKEGKKRMKQVGRVEIPQEAFLAVLAMEE; this is encoded by the coding sequence ATGGAACATATCAGAAATTTTTGCATTATTGCCCACATCGATCACGGAAAGTCGACAATAGCCGACCGACTTCTTGAGCGCACCGGTACAATTACTGAGCGCGAAATGAAGTTTAATCAAGTGCTCGATGATATGGAATTGGAACAGGAACGCGGCATCACGATCAAGTTGCACGCCATACATATGAAGTATCGCGCAGCCGACCGGAATGAATATACACTGAACTTGATCGATACGCCGGGTCATGTCGATTTCTCTTACGAGGTATCGCGTTCGCTGGAAGCTTGTGAAGGCGCTATACTTGTAATCGACGCTTCGCAGGGTGTTGAAGCTCAGACTATCAGCAATCTCTATCTTGCCATCGAGGCAGGGTTGGAAATAATTCCGGTTATTAACAAGATAGATTTACCGGGAGCGATGACCGAGCAAGTCAAACACCAAATAATGGATCTTATCGGATGTAAAGAAGACGAGATAATTATGGCGAGCGCTAAGATGAAAATAGGTGTCGATGAAATTTTAGAAGCTATCGTTAAGAAAGTTCCGCCACCGGCCGGAAATATTAACGCACCTTTGAAGGCATTAATATTTGATTCAATATTCGACAGTTATCGCGGTTCGGTTGTTTATATCCGTGTGGTAGATGGTATTCTTCGTGAAAAAGATAAAGTGAAGTTTTTCGCAACCAATAAATATTTCGATGCGGAAGAGGTCGGAATTTTAGAAATGAATCGTCTCCGCACTAAAGAATTAAAAGCCGGCGATGTGGGATATTTAATACCCGGAGCAAAAGACGTTCATGATACCAAAGTGGGAGATACAATAACCAATGCTGATAATCCGGCAGAAGGTCCATTGCCCGGTTACAAAGAAGCCAAGCCGATGGTGTTTGCAGGTTTGTACCCCGTTAACGCAGATAACTTTGGCGAGTTAAGAGAATCGCTTGAAAAACTCCGGATGAACGATGCATCATTGATTTTTGAACCTGAATCTTCTGTAGCTTTAGGTTTTGGGTTCCGCGCCGGATTTTTAGGATTGTTGCACATGGAAATTGTGCAGGAGCGGCTTGAAAGGGAATATCAGCAGGAACTGATTACAACGGTCCCGAACGTTGAATATCGCGTGTTAAAATTAAACGGCGATGTTGTTTTGGTCGATAATCCTGCGTTGATGCCCGCGATTGGAGATATTGAACGCATTGAAGAACCTTTTATCAGAGCGCAGATTATTACTCCGACCGAGTATATCGGAAATATAATGAAACTTTGCACCGATCGAAGGGGAGTCTACAAGAACACGACCTATTTAGATCCGACACGTGCTGATTTGCGATATGAATTGCCGTTGTCTGAAATCATTTTCGATTTTTACGATAAACTAAAATCGACATCGCGCGGATATGCCTCTTTAGATTATGATTTCCTTGAAAACCGTGAATCCGATCTGGTGAAACTTGATATTTTATTGAATGGCGAGTCTGTGGATGCGTTATCGTCTATTGTCCATCGCGACAAAGCGTATGAGTGGGGTAAGAAGCTTTGCGCGAAATTGAGAAAACTGATTCCACGACAAATGTTTGAGGTCGTGATTCAGGCGGCTATTGGAAGCAAAGTGATCGCGAGAGACACAATTTCTGCCATGAGAAAAAATGTTTTGGCAAAATGCTATGGCGGAGATATTTCGCGAAAACGTAAACTTCTCGAGAAACAAAAAGAGGGAAAAAAACGTATGAAACAGGTAGGTCGAGTGGAAATACCGCAGGAAGCTTTCTTAGCTGTTCTTGCGATGGAAGAATAA